One region of Wolbachia endosymbiont of Drosophila innubila genomic DNA includes:
- a CDS encoding exopolysaccharide biosynthesis protein, with translation MQKSEKLTKDKKLASDILKEVADTNNNDSNKVTLFDIKTALHERGFSILIIIFSLPLSVPIPVPPGYTTILSIPLILFSLQLLFGFDSPWMPSWLERRSFQRSTLALVVEKTSPVLEKIEKFMKPRLSFIFYGPGEKILAFMMLLCAIIIALPLPFTHFLPAIGTTLISLSIMSKDGFLSILGVLVSLCALLLTLVVIVKGPQLITGALSLLKSFTTL, from the coding sequence GTGCAAAAAAGTGAGAAACTAACTAAAGATAAAAAACTAGCTTCTGATATTCTAAAAGAGGTTGCAGATACCAATAACAATGATAGCAATAAAGTAACTTTGTTTGACATTAAAACAGCTTTGCATGAGCGCGGTTTTAGTATTTTAATAATCATCTTCTCCTTGCCGCTATCGGTGCCTATACCGGTTCCACCTGGTTATACAACTATTCTTTCTATACCTTTAATCTTATTCTCACTGCAGCTTCTATTTGGATTTGATTCTCCTTGGATGCCCAGTTGGCTAGAAAGAAGATCTTTTCAGCGTTCAACACTAGCTCTTGTGGTAGAGAAAACTTCCCCTGTATTAGAAAAAATAGAAAAATTCATGAAGCCAAGACTGTCTTTCATTTTCTATGGGCCTGGTGAGAAGATTCTGGCTTTTATGATGTTGCTTTGTGCAATAATAATAGCTCTTCCATTACCTTTTACTCACTTCCTTCCTGCAATTGGCACAACTCTTATTTCACTTAGCATTATGAGTAAAGACGGGTTTCTATCCATATTGGGAGTTTTAGTATCATTGTGCGCGTTGTTGCTTACTCTTGTTGTAATAGTCAAAGGACCACAACTTATAACCGGAGCACTTTCTCTTCTTAAAAGCTTTACAACACTTTAA
- a CDS encoding twin-arginine translocase TatA/TatE family subunit, with translation MSLGPWQLFLVLIIILVLFGAGRLPQVMGDLGKGIKNLKQELKDSEKLSFNEPDR, from the coding sequence ATGAGTTTAGGACCATGGCAATTGTTTCTAGTCTTAATAATAATTTTAGTTCTGTTTGGTGCAGGCAGATTACCGCAAGTTATGGGTGATTTAGGAAAAGGCATCAAAAACCTTAAACAGGAGCTTAAGGACTCAGAAAAATTATCGTTTAATGAACCAGATCGTTAG
- a CDS encoding ABC transporter ATP-binding protein: MLVNNIGYFYNNQNDFALSNINIKVKKGNVACLLGHSGCGKSTILKLIAGIENPKSGTIFINDRLVASNKASVAIEHRNIGLIFQHSALFPHKTVVENITFAIRSSSKREKHLIALEILKLLNIEKYENMYPNALSGGQQQLVAIARVMAQNPDVVLLDEPFSNLDILLKCRIRQHILSLFRSKNIPVLMVTHDPQEALKVADFIYVMKNGKIIQSGVSSDIYHKPKDDTLAKFLSELSSTLQLSEKFPLIRCKKII, translated from the coding sequence ATGCTAGTTAACAATATTGGTTATTTCTATAACAATCAAAACGACTTTGCTTTAAGCAATATAAACATTAAAGTAAAGAAAGGAAATGTTGCATGTTTATTGGGGCATTCTGGCTGTGGCAAGTCAACAATTTTGAAATTAATTGCGGGGATAGAAAATCCAAAATCTGGAACTATTTTTATAAATGATAGGTTAGTTGCAAGTAATAAGGCATCAGTCGCTATAGAGCATAGAAATATCGGATTGATTTTTCAGCATTCTGCATTATTTCCTCATAAAACAGTAGTAGAAAATATAACCTTTGCTATCCGCAGCTCTTCCAAGAGAGAAAAGCACCTAATTGCATTGGAAATCTTGAAGTTACTCAATATAGAAAAATATGAAAATATGTACCCTAATGCCTTATCTGGAGGACAGCAACAATTAGTTGCAATAGCAAGAGTGATGGCACAAAACCCTGATGTTGTGTTGTTAGATGAACCATTTTCTAATTTAGATATACTGCTCAAGTGCCGAATAAGACAACATATATTGTCCCTTTTTAGAAGTAAAAATATCCCTGTGCTAATGGTAACTCATGACCCGCAAGAAGCATTGAAAGTTGCAGATTTTATCTACGTAATGAAAAATGGTAAAATTATTCAATCAGGAGTTTCTAGCGATATATACCATAAGCCTAAAGATGATACGCTAGCAAAGTTTTTGAGTGAGCTCTCTTCTACTCTACAGTTAAGCGAAAAGTTTCCACTTATTCGCTGCAAGAAAATAATCTAG
- the uvrC gene encoding excinuclease ABC subunit UvrC, which yields MLRQYKEQIKSSPQSCGVYKMVGDKNKVLYVGKAKNLKSRLSDYLQFENLSERIRVMLLQVIKVEIFITENEIEALLLEAQLIKSLKPLYNIVLKDGKFYPYITISKHDYPRIAKYRGKFKKNEFHYYGPFTSAAAVKQTILSLQKAFLLRVCSDQYFSSTKRPCIEYQIKRCSAPCINKITKDDYCQSVKQARNTLLGRNKEVKEQLLFTMRKCSSEENYELAAIYRDRVKFLEQIQIQHTDFSFEKDADFFSIVREEDLACISVLSFRNKDNYGSTPYFAENCGDHSNDEILSTFLVNFYNSANIPPIQIYVPDSIVDKEIIEQALYKVAQKPVKVLHAKNKKERDLLKFVYDNSQHSLEQKLIDYRNNLEKLEELSKIFLLPNIPKRIEVYDNSHISGSQQIGVMIVAGQEGFLKSEYRKFTIKEKFSGDDYKMMREVLTRRFSGNIKGIIPDFLLIDGGPGHVSIVQNVLEVLNINVPFACMAKGPDRNAGNERFYMLGREEFSLANDSKVMLYLQSLRNEAHRFAITSHRKKRDKQFIVSQLSKIPGIGNKRKKALMSYFGSVKNISKASLAEIQNVPGISKGLAEIILKYVNYKRGVLE from the coding sequence ATGCTCAGGCAATATAAAGAACAAATCAAATCATCTCCACAATCCTGTGGCGTGTATAAGATGGTTGGAGATAAGAATAAAGTTTTATATGTTGGAAAAGCAAAAAACTTAAAGTCAAGGTTATCCGACTACCTTCAATTCGAAAACCTTTCTGAACGAATTAGAGTTATGCTCTTACAGGTTATTAAGGTTGAAATATTCATCACTGAGAATGAAATCGAAGCACTGCTTCTTGAAGCACAGCTAATAAAATCATTGAAACCACTTTATAATATTGTGCTCAAGGATGGAAAATTTTATCCTTATATAACAATTTCCAAGCACGATTATCCAAGAATAGCAAAATATAGAGGCAAATTTAAGAAAAATGAGTTTCATTATTATGGTCCCTTTACATCTGCCGCTGCTGTTAAGCAAACTATATTGTCATTGCAAAAAGCTTTTCTCCTAAGAGTATGTTCAGATCAATACTTTTCCTCAACAAAAAGACCATGTATTGAATATCAAATTAAGCGCTGCTCAGCACCATGCATAAACAAAATCACAAAAGACGACTACTGCCAATCAGTAAAACAGGCACGAAATACATTGCTTGGAAGAAATAAGGAAGTGAAAGAACAGTTACTTTTCACAATGAGAAAGTGCAGCAGTGAAGAAAACTATGAGCTTGCTGCTATATATAGAGATCGGGTAAAGTTTCTTGAGCAAATTCAAATACAGCACACGGATTTTTCTTTTGAAAAAGATGCAGATTTCTTCAGTATTGTACGTGAAGAGGATCTAGCATGTATTAGTGTGTTATCGTTTAGAAATAAAGACAACTACGGCAGCACTCCTTACTTTGCCGAGAACTGTGGTGATCACTCAAATGATGAAATTTTATCCACCTTTTTGGTCAATTTTTATAATTCAGCTAACATACCTCCAATACAAATTTACGTTCCAGATTCTATTGTGGATAAGGAAATTATAGAACAAGCACTATATAAGGTTGCTCAAAAGCCAGTAAAAGTTCTGCATGCAAAGAATAAAAAAGAGCGTGATTTATTGAAATTTGTTTATGATAACTCTCAGCATAGCTTAGAGCAGAAGCTTATCGATTATAGAAATAACCTAGAAAAGCTTGAGGAGCTTAGCAAAATCTTCTTGTTACCAAACATTCCAAAGCGTATCGAGGTTTATGATAATAGCCATATTTCTGGAAGCCAGCAAATTGGTGTGATGATTGTTGCAGGGCAGGAGGGTTTTTTAAAGAGTGAGTACAGAAAATTTACTATAAAGGAAAAATTTTCAGGCGATGACTATAAAATGATGAGGGAAGTGCTAACCAGACGTTTCTCCGGCAATATAAAAGGCATAATACCTGATTTTTTACTGATTGATGGTGGACCAGGACATGTTTCCATAGTACAGAATGTACTGGAAGTATTGAATATAAACGTTCCTTTTGCTTGTATGGCAAAAGGTCCTGATCGTAACGCAGGAAATGAAAGATTTTATATGCTGGGCAGGGAAGAATTCAGTCTGGCAAATGACAGCAAAGTCATGCTTTACTTACAATCGCTGCGTAATGAAGCCCACCGTTTTGCGATAACTTCACATAGAAAAAAACGCGATAAACAGTTTATAGTTTCACAATTAAGCAAAATACCCGGCATTGGCAACAAAAGAAAAAAAGCGTTGATGTCTTATTTTGGTTCAGTGAAAAATATAAGCAAAGCTTCTCTGGCTGAAATTCAAAACGTACCTGGAATTAGTAAAGGTTTAGCAGAAATCATTCTTAAATACGTGAATTATAAGAGAGGAGTACTGGAATGA
- the glyS gene encoding glycine--tRNA ligase subunit beta has product MSLQLLFECLSEEIPPRMQNVVATQVKSCIANVFNKNNVKFTSMEVFITARRITLFVDNINALELKDSNNEVKGPNINAPKSAIEGFLRKYQKNEEDLLVRKVNNEDFYFIKRESCSFNIREFLKNQLEEMLKNFSWLKSMRWGEGKERWVRPIKNILCILNDEIIPVSFAGITASNTTYGHRFLSSGTALTVKAPKDYFELLEKNSVILQMDKRKQFILDQINKFTKEQNLQLEKNDYLLNELTGLIEWPIVLLGEVNQEKSFGLPKEVILSIVNTQQKYLALSNGKRISHFVTVVNINNGEVVKGHERILEARLADAQFLISQDKKENLDYYVKKLGSILFHASLGSVGEKVKRITALSKYIAIFIPHASLIKVERAAYLAKADLATSIVREFPELQGVMGGYYASYFQEDKEVVEAITEHYKPIGPEQECPKSPSAIAVSIADKVDSLVGLIAAGEKISGSYDQFGLRRMTIGIIRTILENNLHVPIRLMIDKSVSLYSRLLFNKNTASVDKPNRKQISELVFRFCLERFKVILKNRDIRQDVVDSILYKIDINDLLTAEKRTVILDRYLSTPEGEQILSTYKRVSNMMSKARKSDGTTYSASYGKRFLIESEEIALSNCAITACKNIKQAIKNNHFNVALDELAGFAPFINQFMDSIKINCDSDKLRRNRLSLLENVVSIFHLVADFNLIQVKQWINAQAI; this is encoded by the coding sequence ATGTCGTTGCAGTTATTATTTGAGTGCCTTTCAGAAGAAATACCACCGAGAATGCAGAATGTAGTTGCAACTCAAGTTAAAAGCTGTATTGCCAATGTTTTTAACAAAAATAATGTAAAATTTACATCAATGGAGGTTTTTATAACGGCACGTCGCATTACCCTATTTGTCGACAACATAAATGCTTTGGAGCTAAAGGATTCCAATAACGAAGTTAAGGGACCAAACATTAACGCACCAAAAAGTGCTATCGAAGGTTTTTTAAGAAAATATCAGAAAAATGAAGAAGATTTGCTCGTTCGAAAAGTAAATAATGAGGATTTTTACTTCATTAAAAGAGAAAGCTGCTCATTTAACATCAGAGAATTCCTCAAAAATCAACTGGAGGAAATGCTCAAAAACTTTTCTTGGTTGAAGAGCATGAGATGGGGCGAAGGAAAAGAAAGGTGGGTTAGGCCAATCAAAAACATTTTATGCATTTTAAATGACGAAATAATACCTGTGTCTTTTGCAGGGATCACAGCATCTAACACAACATATGGCCATCGATTTCTCTCAAGTGGTACAGCGTTAACTGTTAAAGCACCTAAAGACTATTTTGAATTGCTAGAAAAAAACAGTGTAATTCTCCAAATGGACAAAAGAAAGCAATTTATACTAGATCAGATTAATAAATTCACAAAAGAGCAGAATTTACAACTTGAGAAAAATGATTATTTACTAAATGAATTGACAGGGCTTATAGAGTGGCCAATCGTACTGCTTGGTGAAGTGAATCAAGAAAAGTCATTTGGATTACCGAAGGAAGTAATACTTAGTATAGTTAATACACAACAAAAATACCTTGCTTTAAGTAATGGAAAGAGAATTTCACACTTTGTCACTGTTGTCAACATCAACAATGGTGAAGTTGTTAAAGGGCACGAAAGAATATTAGAAGCACGTCTTGCTGATGCCCAATTTTTAATATCTCAAGATAAAAAGGAAAATCTAGATTATTATGTCAAAAAATTAGGTTCGATATTATTTCATGCTTCACTTGGCAGCGTGGGGGAAAAGGTGAAGCGTATTACGGCTCTGTCAAAGTATATAGCTATATTTATTCCACATGCTTCGCTGATAAAAGTTGAACGTGCTGCATATTTGGCAAAAGCTGATTTGGCAACATCGATAGTCAGAGAGTTTCCAGAATTACAAGGAGTAATGGGTGGATATTATGCTTCTTATTTTCAAGAAGATAAAGAAGTAGTGGAAGCTATAACTGAGCATTATAAGCCAATCGGGCCAGAGCAAGAGTGTCCTAAATCTCCTTCTGCAATTGCTGTGTCAATTGCAGACAAAGTGGATAGCTTAGTTGGTTTAATTGCAGCAGGTGAGAAAATCTCTGGTTCGTATGATCAATTTGGTTTGCGGAGAATGACAATTGGTATAATTAGAACAATACTTGAAAATAATTTGCATGTTCCAATTAGGCTAATGATAGACAAGTCAGTATCTTTATATTCAAGGCTTCTATTTAATAAAAATACAGCGTCAGTTGATAAGCCGAATAGAAAACAAATTTCAGAACTAGTATTTAGATTTTGCTTAGAAAGATTCAAGGTTATTTTAAAAAATAGAGATATAAGGCAAGATGTTGTAGATTCAATACTATATAAAATCGATATTAATGATCTGCTGACAGCAGAAAAGCGAACTGTTATATTGGATCGTTATCTTAGTACTCCAGAAGGTGAACAAATTCTAAGCACTTACAAAAGAGTCAGTAACATGATGAGCAAAGCAAGGAAAAGTGATGGCACTACTTATAGTGCATCTTACGGTAAGAGGTTTTTGATTGAAAGTGAAGAAATTGCGCTATCAAATTGTGCTATAACTGCTTGTAAAAACATAAAACAAGCGATAAAAAATAACCACTTTAATGTAGCACTTGATGAACTTGCTGGTTTTGCTCCGTTTATCAATCAGTTTATGGACAGTATAAAGATTAACTGTGATTCTGATAAGCTGAGAAGAAACAGATTATCTTTGCTTGAAAATGTAGTTTCCATCTTTCATTTAGTAGCAGATTTTAACCTCATACAGGTTAAACAATGGATAAATGCTCAGGCAATATAA
- a CDS encoding glycine--tRNA ligase subunit alpha, with protein sequence MNLQSIIKELQDFWASEGCVILHPYTSEVGAGTLHPATIMSAIDTKPAKIAYLQPVIRPADGRYSDNPNRLYQHHQYQVIIKPSGNNLQDVYLDSLKVLGISTEKYDIKFVEDDWENPSVGASGLGWEVTCNGMEVTQLTYIQQVGGIDCKMIPGEVAYGLERLAMCIQGVDNVYDIIWNDNGVTYGDIFKQREYEFSYLALDYYDTKVVRQQFEDTEKLCKFLIEKELPMAAYDQCIKTSHLLNLLDARGVLGVNERTAYIGKVRELTKKCCELYMSK encoded by the coding sequence GTGAACTTACAAAGTATAATAAAAGAGTTACAAGATTTTTGGGCTAGTGAAGGATGTGTTATACTTCACCCATACACATCTGAAGTTGGTGCTGGCACATTACATCCTGCAACAATTATGTCTGCAATTGATACAAAACCGGCAAAAATTGCATATCTACAACCAGTAATTAGGCCAGCAGATGGACGCTATAGTGATAATCCTAATCGTTTGTATCAACATCACCAATATCAAGTTATAATAAAGCCATCTGGTAATAATTTACAAGACGTCTATTTAGATAGCTTAAAAGTTCTTGGCATATCTACAGAAAAATATGATATTAAGTTTGTTGAAGATGATTGGGAAAATCCGAGCGTTGGTGCATCAGGACTTGGATGGGAAGTTACATGCAATGGAATGGAAGTAACACAGCTTACTTATATACAGCAAGTTGGAGGGATTGACTGCAAGATGATTCCTGGTGAGGTGGCATATGGGTTGGAACGTTTAGCAATGTGCATACAAGGTGTAGATAATGTTTACGATATAATTTGGAACGATAACGGTGTAACTTACGGAGATATTTTTAAACAAAGAGAATATGAATTTTCTTATCTAGCGTTAGATTATTATGATACTAAAGTGGTACGGCAGCAATTCGAAGATACGGAAAAATTGTGTAAGTTCCTTATTGAAAAGGAGCTACCAATGGCAGCCTATGATCAATGTATTAAAACTAGTCACCTACTTAATCTGCTTGATGCAAGAGGTGTGCTTGGTGTGAATGAACGTACAGCTTATATTGGTAAAGTTAGAGAGCTAACAAAAAAATGTTGTGAATTGTACATGAGTAAATAG
- a CDS encoding phosphatidylglycerophosphatase gives MGIFFKFLGKMLGKVFPAKTVSSLLGIGYLPSWQNYWSSFLILFIVDVILILTYGGEYLLYKMPNSGIVVAAVFTKLAIVMLVMQLIGIFIFHAQDPSANSGEEIVIQIASGQVLTVALSMPAMMSIYYAVSKLYGNICKQMFQCPFWFNDFMHFFFFLMIPYVFFNVVEVIKPWPISSIQLSYNNAMSITFEGIFHTFYAVILLYLTAFIFCDLTMHDAIVLNKSIIQYVRESSAVLGDYLHDTVKKIGIE, from the coding sequence ATGGGGATTTTTTTTAAATTTTTGGGAAAGATGCTAGGCAAGGTTTTTCCTGCTAAAACAGTAAGCTCTCTTTTAGGAATAGGATATTTACCAAGTTGGCAGAACTATTGGTCTTCTTTTTTAATATTATTTATTGTCGATGTTATATTAATTCTTACATATGGAGGCGAATACTTACTATATAAAATGCCAAATTCAGGAATAGTTGTAGCTGCTGTTTTTACAAAATTGGCAATAGTTATGTTAGTAATGCAATTAATTGGAATATTTATTTTTCATGCTCAAGACCCTTCAGCAAACAGTGGTGAAGAAATAGTAATACAAATAGCGTCAGGGCAAGTACTGACTGTAGCACTTTCAATGCCGGCAATGATGTCGATTTATTATGCTGTAAGTAAACTCTATGGGAATATATGTAAGCAGATGTTTCAATGCCCATTTTGGTTTAATGATTTTATGCACTTTTTCTTTTTTCTTATGATACCTTACGTATTTTTTAATGTCGTAGAAGTGATAAAACCATGGCCAATAAGTTCAATACAGCTCAGCTATAATAATGCAATGTCAATTACATTTGAGGGGATTTTTCACACATTTTATGCGGTGATTTTACTGTATTTAACAGCATTTATATTCTGCGATTTAACTATGCATGATGCAATTGTCCTAAATAAAAGCATAATTCAGTATGTGAGGGAAAGTTCAGCAGTTTTAGGTGATTATTTACATGATACTGTTAAAAAAATAGGTATTGAATAG
- the hemB gene encoding porphobilinogen synthase — MFNFPNTRLRRRRSSKWVRNLTSENSLSVNDLVLPLFVHDREETTEPISGLPGVKCYSIDGLVSIVKEAKDLGINAVAIFPVVDSKLKFENAEEAYNSDNLICRAICAVKLKVPEIGIIADVALDPYTIHGHDGILKDNQMDIENDETISVLCKQALALAKAGCDIVAPSDMMDGRVGRIRKSLDDNNFQDVLILSYAVKYCSSFYAPFRQVVGSCGLSHSIDKSGYQMDYKNAHEAMCEIEMDINEGADFIMIKPGMPYLDIIKTASDKFNFPIFAYQVSGEYAMIKAAANNGWLDYDKVIYESLIGFKRAGASAIFTYAALDIAKNLSA; from the coding sequence ATGTTTAATTTTCCAAATACAAGATTAAGACGCAGGCGCTCGAGCAAATGGGTTCGCAATTTAACAAGTGAAAATAGTTTATCAGTAAATGATCTGGTTCTTCCTCTGTTTGTTCATGACAGAGAAGAAACAACTGAACCAATTTCTGGCTTACCAGGCGTAAAATGTTATTCAATAGATGGATTAGTGTCTATAGTTAAGGAAGCTAAAGATTTAGGAATTAATGCTGTTGCAATTTTTCCTGTAGTTGATAGTAAACTAAAATTTGAAAACGCTGAAGAAGCATATAATTCTGACAACTTAATCTGCAGAGCAATTTGTGCTGTAAAATTAAAGGTACCTGAAATTGGTATTATTGCAGACGTTGCACTGGATCCATACACTATTCATGGCCATGACGGCATTTTAAAAGATAATCAGATGGATATAGAAAACGATGAAACTATATCAGTACTGTGTAAGCAAGCACTTGCTTTAGCGAAGGCAGGATGTGATATAGTTGCTCCTTCTGATATGATGGATGGTAGAGTAGGAAGAATCAGAAAATCATTAGATGATAACAACTTTCAAGACGTATTAATATTATCTTATGCAGTGAAATACTGCTCTAGCTTCTATGCTCCATTCAGGCAAGTCGTTGGTTCATGTGGGCTATCACATTCTATAGACAAAAGTGGTTATCAAATGGATTATAAAAATGCGCACGAAGCAATGTGCGAAATTGAAATGGATATAAATGAAGGTGCAGATTTTATTATGATTAAACCAGGTATGCCATATTTAGATATTATCAAAACAGCAAGTGATAAGTTTAATTTTCCGATTTTTGCTTACCAAGTAAGCGGTGAGTACGCAATGATAAAAGCTGCTGCAAATAATGGCTGGCTAGATTATGACAAGGTGATTTATGAATCTTTGATTGGTTTCAAACGTGCGGGTGCAAGTGCAATATTCACTTACGCTGCACTTGATATTGCAAAAAATTTAAGTGCATAA
- the nuoH gene encoding NADH-quinone oxidoreductase subunit NuoH, which translates to MNTLVNILFILVPLLLSVAYLTYFERKVLAAIQLRHGPSVVGPFGLLQPFADAIKLLIKEPIIPFRASTILFIMAPMLTFILALIAWAVIPFGAEVIVENGQQVVIPKVIANINVGVLYVLAISSLGVYGVIIAGWSSNSNYAFLGAIRSAAQMISYEVSIGLIVAAVVITTGTLNLGEMVVAKHNMPFWVDLLLMPIGIIFFISLLAETNRHPFDLPEAEAELVSGYNVEYSSMPFALFFLGEYANMILASAMMTIFFLGGWYPPLEFSLLYKIPGLIWFILKIVILLFIFIWIRATIPRYRYDQLMRLGWKVFLPISVLWVILISGVLLFTGNLPGSNV; encoded by the coding sequence ATGAACACACTAGTTAATATTTTATTTATTTTAGTACCGCTACTACTTTCAGTTGCATATTTGACATACTTTGAGCGTAAGGTCCTTGCTGCAATTCAATTAAGGCACGGCCCGAGTGTAGTTGGACCTTTTGGGCTATTGCAGCCATTTGCAGATGCTATTAAGCTACTGATTAAAGAGCCGATAATACCATTTAGAGCGAGCACCATACTGTTCATTATGGCTCCAATGCTTACCTTTATCTTGGCATTAATTGCCTGGGCAGTTATACCGTTTGGTGCTGAAGTAATTGTAGAAAATGGCCAGCAAGTAGTTATTCCTAAGGTTATAGCAAATATTAATGTTGGAGTGCTTTACGTGCTAGCTATATCGTCGCTGGGAGTATACGGCGTGATTATTGCAGGCTGGTCAAGCAACTCCAATTATGCATTCCTTGGCGCTATACGGTCGGCTGCTCAGATGATTTCATATGAAGTTTCAATAGGCTTAATAGTTGCTGCAGTCGTTATTACCACTGGAACATTAAATCTTGGAGAGATGGTGGTAGCGAAACACAATATGCCATTTTGGGTTGATTTGCTACTAATGCCTATAGGAATAATATTTTTTATTTCTTTGCTTGCAGAAACTAATCGTCACCCATTTGATTTACCAGAAGCTGAAGCAGAGCTTGTCTCTGGATATAACGTTGAATATTCATCCATGCCTTTTGCCCTCTTTTTTCTTGGAGAATATGCAAATATGATTCTAGCAAGTGCTATGATGACGATATTCTTTCTAGGAGGATGGTATCCGCCGCTGGAGTTCAGTTTACTTTACAAAATTCCAGGTTTAATTTGGTTCATTTTGAAAATAGTTATACTTTTGTTTATATTTATTTGGATTAGAGCAACAATACCTCGTTATCGATATGATCAGCTAATGCGCCTTGGTTGGAAAGTATTTCTACCAATATCGGTGCTTTGGGTGATACTCATTTCAGGGGTGTTGCTCTTTACTGGGAACTTGCCTGGATCCAATGTTTAA
- a CDS encoding uracil-DNA glycosylase family protein, giving the protein MSNKDLELLKFYHEVGVDCTLTEGEEEKKLESKESVQPSVIQTGTKKKDADTRWGDTKDGKDMFPSDWIIEARKLASKCNSVDELRSAVESFEGCEIKKTATNTVFSDGNPNAKVMLVGEAPGANEDLQGIPFCGASGMLLDKMLNAINLDRTKVYISNTVFWRPPGNRKPTDLELDMCRPFVEKHVALVSPQILILVGGIACYSLLDSTKTISNLRGRFHTYTNQYLSNSITTAAIFHPAYLLRQPAQKRLAWEDLKKIREYLDNTNNCTNT; this is encoded by the coding sequence ATGAGCAATAAAGACCTAGAATTATTAAAATTTTACCATGAAGTGGGCGTTGATTGCACACTAACAGAGGGTGAAGAGGAAAAAAAATTGGAGAGCAAAGAGAGTGTACAACCCTCTGTTATCCAAACTGGGACCAAGAAGAAAGATGCAGATACGCGCTGGGGTGACACTAAAGATGGAAAAGACATGTTTCCAAGTGACTGGATAATCGAAGCAAGGAAACTTGCAAGCAAATGTAATAGTGTGGATGAACTAAGAAGTGCAGTTGAATCATTTGAAGGTTGTGAGATAAAAAAAACTGCAACTAATACTGTCTTTTCCGATGGTAATCCAAACGCAAAAGTTATGCTCGTTGGTGAAGCTCCAGGAGCAAATGAAGACCTTCAAGGCATACCATTTTGTGGTGCAAGTGGAATGTTGCTCGATAAAATGTTAAATGCAATCAATCTTGATCGCACTAAGGTATACATAAGCAATACTGTATTTTGGCGTCCACCTGGCAATAGAAAGCCAACCGACCTAGAGCTTGATATGTGCAGACCATTTGTCGAAAAACACGTTGCACTAGTTTCACCACAAATTTTAATTTTGGTCGGGGGAATCGCATGTTATAGCCTTCTTGACAGCACAAAAACTATATCGAATTTGCGTGGTAGATTTCATACGTACACTAACCAATATTTGTCCAATTCAATCACCACAGCCGCTATATTTCATCCAGCTTACCTACTTCGCCAACCGGCACAAAAACGTTTAGCCTGGGAGGACTTAAAGAAGATTAGGGAGTATCTTGATAACACCAATAACTGCACAAATACCTAA
- the def gene encoding peptide deformylase, with protein MSILPIVIAPDERLITRASEVTDINDKIKELVNDMFETMYDAEGLGLAAVQVGVLKRIFVMDIQLETIENEPAGYGSTGKFYMINPEITELSDEQVILKEGCLSIPEQSHEIKRPKYLTVKYKDLDNEEQTLKASGWLARCIQHELDHLNGILYIRHLSQLKYDMAMKKAQKVKKHYEQ; from the coding sequence ATGTCCATATTACCAATTGTAATTGCCCCTGATGAAAGACTAATCACACGTGCCAGTGAAGTAACAGATATAAACGATAAAATTAAAGAATTAGTAAACGACATGTTCGAAACTATGTATGATGCAGAAGGTCTTGGCCTTGCTGCAGTGCAAGTTGGAGTGTTAAAGAGAATTTTTGTTATGGATATTCAGCTAGAAACGATTGAAAATGAGCCAGCAGGATATGGCTCAACTGGCAAATTTTACATGATTAATCCTGAGATTACAGAATTATCCGATGAACAAGTAATTCTCAAGGAAGGATGCCTTTCAATTCCAGAGCAAAGTCATGAAATTAAGCGTCCAAAGTATCTAACTGTGAAATATAAAGACTTAGATAATGAAGAACAAACACTAAAAGCTAGTGGTTGGCTTGCAAGGTGTATTCAGCATGAATTAGATCACTTAAACGGCATATTATATATTAGACATTTATCTCAATTAAAGTATGATATGGCCATGAAAAAAGCACAAAAGGTTAAAAAGCATTATGAGCAATAA